Proteins encoded in a region of the Scrofimicrobium sp. R131 genome:
- a CDS encoding TPM domain-containing protein, giving the protein MKTKHNWLARLGGAATVGLATVLLGVAASAEPPLAITDRVTDPNGFLDASQTQEAHDALSAAAEDGLALYAVAVPTFDGQDATGWCLQTGEQSHLAGDSVIFAVAYEQRDAAWCTGADSNQVSDSELNRAFEAARSELGRSNPLQPEDLTAAIVTFGERVSASANGSSSGSSVGALVWVAIAIMIAAVLAVVVSSSRRGARLRKAGLGPKASPAAQQKLVDESSQQLLYADEALRRSEDELSFATAQFGTLETKSLATAIEAAKPVLQQAFEVLSRMNDEPNLAAKAQLAGQIQELVGRVMPAVATAQKVLKDRRERERTAEQQAAQLSEQIGEADRRLEAARAELQSLQQHFSASSLASIANNPDQAEAELTEAREHVAQVQQLVATDRTRAVQELDLAATALAQALRLIETVTGARTALEQSAQVLTEAIASISSDLDDVARLSADRASFAPLVDEAKAAIEAGIAARSGQGDPLSAIERLRLAEDGLDRALAPLRSAHDQFQKETQTAQQRIAGAQTLVLQAQAQLQAHGAYATMEQRNSVAKAQSLLTSAQSLLESNPGQAAQQATQAESFARSALATAPQPAGRRSSGMNMSDVFLWSMILGNMGGGRSSGGHSSGWGGSSGSSWRGSSGGFGGGGGFSGGRGGSSGF; this is encoded by the coding sequence ATGAAGACCAAACACAACTGGCTGGCCCGCCTGGGTGGGGCTGCAACGGTCGGGCTGGCGACGGTGCTGCTGGGGGTGGCCGCCTCGGCCGAGCCGCCACTGGCCATCACCGACCGGGTGACCGACCCAAACGGCTTCCTGGACGCCTCCCAAACGCAGGAGGCGCACGACGCCCTGTCGGCCGCAGCCGAAGACGGATTGGCCCTCTACGCGGTGGCGGTCCCCACTTTCGACGGCCAGGACGCAACCGGGTGGTGCCTCCAAACCGGCGAGCAGTCCCACCTGGCCGGCGACTCAGTTATCTTCGCGGTCGCCTACGAACAGCGCGACGCGGCCTGGTGCACCGGCGCTGACTCCAACCAGGTCAGCGACTCCGAGTTGAACCGGGCCTTCGAAGCCGCCCGCAGCGAGCTGGGCCGGTCCAACCCGCTTCAGCCCGAAGACCTGACCGCCGCCATCGTCACCTTTGGCGAGCGAGTCAGTGCCAGCGCGAACGGCTCCAGCTCTGGCAGCAGTGTCGGCGCGCTCGTCTGGGTGGCAATCGCCATCATGATCGCGGCGGTCCTCGCGGTGGTGGTCTCATCCTCCCGTCGGGGTGCGCGCCTGCGAAAAGCGGGCCTGGGCCCCAAGGCCAGCCCCGCCGCCCAGCAAAAGCTGGTCGACGAATCCTCCCAGCAACTGCTGTACGCCGATGAGGCTCTGCGCCGAAGCGAAGACGAGCTGTCTTTTGCCACCGCCCAGTTTGGCACGCTGGAAACCAAGTCGTTGGCCACCGCAATTGAGGCGGCCAAGCCGGTGCTGCAGCAGGCTTTCGAAGTCCTGTCCCGGATGAACGACGAGCCGAACCTGGCCGCCAAAGCCCAGCTGGCCGGGCAAATTCAAGAGCTGGTCGGCCGGGTGATGCCGGCCGTGGCCACGGCCCAGAAGGTGCTGAAGGACCGGCGCGAGCGGGAACGGACCGCGGAGCAGCAGGCCGCACAGCTGAGCGAACAGATCGGTGAAGCCGACCGGCGTCTGGAGGCGGCCCGGGCCGAGCTGCAGAGCCTTCAGCAGCACTTTTCCGCCTCGTCCCTGGCTTCCATTGCCAACAATCCGGACCAGGCCGAGGCCGAGCTGACCGAGGCCCGCGAACACGTGGCCCAGGTGCAGCAGCTGGTGGCGACCGACCGGACCCGGGCGGTGCAGGAGCTGGATCTAGCGGCGACCGCCCTGGCCCAGGCCCTCCGCCTGATCGAAACGGTGACCGGAGCGCGGACGGCCCTGGAGCAGTCGGCCCAGGTGCTGACCGAGGCCATCGCCTCCATTTCGTCCGACCTGGACGACGTGGCCCGCCTCTCCGCTGACCGGGCCTCTTTTGCCCCGCTGGTGGACGAGGCCAAGGCGGCCATCGAGGCCGGGATCGCCGCTCGCTCCGGCCAGGGCGACCCGCTCTCCGCCATTGAACGCCTGCGGCTGGCCGAGGACGGCCTGGACCGGGCCCTCGCTCCCCTGCGTTCGGCCCACGACCAGTTCCAGAAGGAAACCCAAACCGCCCAGCAGCGGATCGCCGGGGCCCAAACCCTGGTCTTGCAGGCCCAGGCTCAGCTTCAGGCTCACGGTGCCTACGCCACCATGGAGCAGCGCAACAGCGTGGCCAAAGCCCAGTCGCTCCTCACCTCCGCCCAGTCGCTGCTGGAATCCAACCCCGGGCAGGCGGCCCAGCAGGCCACCCAGGCCGAGTCATTCGCCCGCAGCGCACTGGCCACGGCCCCGCAACCGGCCGGGCGACGCAGCTCCGGGATGAACATGAGCGACGTCTTCCTCTGGTCGATGATTCTGGGCAACATGGGCGGCGGACGCAGCTCCGGTGGGCACAGCTCCGGCTGGGGCGGGTCGAGCGGGTCCTCCTGGCGCGGCTCCTCCGGCGGGTTCGGAGGCGGCGGCGGCTTTAGCGGGGGCCGTGGTGGCTCCTCCGGCTTCTAG
- a CDS encoding cold shock domain-containing protein — protein MPTGKVKFFDVDRGFGFIGGEDGREVFLHASALPDDLPAPRPGQRVEYGIADGRRGPQAISVRALSALPSVARAQRRKPQEMVPVVEDLIRLLDSSSDSLRRGKYPDNAGKIAKVLRAVAEDFSA, from the coding sequence GTGCCTACCGGTAAGGTGAAGTTTTTCGACGTCGACCGAGGATTCGGGTTTATTGGCGGCGAGGATGGGCGCGAGGTGTTTTTGCACGCCTCGGCACTGCCCGACGATCTTCCGGCGCCCAGGCCTGGTCAACGGGTCGAATACGGAATTGCCGACGGCCGGCGCGGCCCGCAGGCAATCTCGGTGCGGGCCCTTTCGGCGCTCCCCTCGGTAGCCCGCGCCCAACGCCGCAAGCCGCAGGAAATGGTGCCGGTGGTTGAGGACCTAATTCGGTTGCTCGACTCGTCGTCAGATTCTTTGCGTCGCGGCAAATACCCAGACAATGCGGGCAAGATTGCCAAGGTTCTGCGCGCAGTAGCGGAGGACTTTAGTGCCTGA
- a CDS encoding DUF3027 domain-containing protein produces the protein MPENEINEPAPKLDRSVRRDELLLEAVEVARQAAVEISRPESVGEHVGARMVAKGVAAHRFHCQDAGYPGWDWEVSVARAPRSKTVTVCEVSLLPGEGALLAPEWVPWEERLRPGDVSREDVLPYSANDPRLMTNLEQTDPELVDELGVEELGLGRPRVLSEYGIQQAADRWYASDQGPVPAAKQTCATCGFLLKLPGSLGRVFGVCANEWSPDDGRVVSLDHSCGAHSETDTTKRKPQWPMQSSRIDEFQITVDDLRQ, from the coding sequence GTGCCTGAGAATGAGATCAATGAACCGGCCCCGAAACTGGACCGGTCGGTAAGACGCGACGAACTGCTGCTCGAGGCGGTAGAGGTGGCCCGGCAGGCGGCGGTGGAAATTTCCCGGCCCGAGTCGGTGGGTGAGCACGTGGGCGCTCGAATGGTGGCCAAGGGCGTGGCTGCCCACCGGTTCCACTGCCAAGACGCCGGCTACCCGGGTTGGGACTGGGAGGTCTCGGTTGCCCGGGCTCCCCGCTCCAAGACGGTGACCGTCTGCGAGGTGTCGCTGCTGCCCGGCGAGGGCGCCCTGCTGGCCCCCGAGTGGGTTCCGTGGGAAGAGCGGCTTCGCCCCGGCGACGTCTCCCGCGAAGACGTGCTGCCCTACAGTGCCAACGACCCGCGCCTGATGACCAACCTGGAGCAGACTGACCCGGAGCTGGTCGACGAGCTCGGGGTGGAAGAGCTGGGGCTGGGTCGCCCGCGGGTGCTCTCCGAATACGGGATCCAGCAGGCCGCTGACCGGTGGTACGCCTCCGATCAGGGACCGGTGCCGGCCGCCAAGCAGACCTGCGCCACCTGCGGGTTCCTGCTGAAGCTGCCCGGCTCGCTGGGACGGGTGTTCGGGGTTTGTGCCAACGAATGGTCCCCGGATGACGGACGGGTAGTTTCCCTGGACCACAGCTGCGGGGCCCACTCTGAGACTGACACCACCAAGCGGAAGCCACAGTGGCCGATGCAGAGTTCACGAATCGACGAGTTCCAGATTACGGTTGACGACCTTCGCCAGTGA
- a CDS encoding NCS2 family permease, which translates to MSTTDTEKQVQPANGALDRFFKISQRGSTVSREVRGGLVTFFAMAYILVVNPSILSAAAPESGPITTAAIAAGTALIAGLLTIAMGVFANFPMSMAAGMGLNAMVAFSLVGGEGLTYQEAMGLIFWEGLIILVLVLSGFREAVFRAVPQQLKSAISVGIGLFIAFVGLANAGIIRAGAGTPVQLGADGHLSGWPMAIFIFGLLLVIVLYVRKVKGAILFGIIGATILAFIVQAVAKVPGAGDDSPTGWMGTVPEFHGSPVSLPEFGTLGQVDFFGAFEKLGVLSVILLIFSLMLADFFDTMGTMVAVGAEGDLLDESGTPPHSARILMIDSLGAMAGGLGGVSSNTAYVESTAGVGEGARTGLASVVTGLLFLLALFFAPLMTLVPAEAASTALVFVGFLMMTQVTEIDWSRQEMALPAFLTIAMMPFSYSISVGIGVGFVSYTVIQIARGHARKIHPLMWVVAALFVVYFAMTPIQQLLLG; encoded by the coding sequence GTGAGTACCACTGACACAGAGAAGCAGGTTCAGCCTGCCAACGGCGCACTAGATCGATTCTTCAAGATCTCTCAGCGGGGTTCCACCGTCAGCCGCGAAGTTCGCGGCGGACTGGTGACGTTCTTCGCCATGGCCTACATTTTGGTCGTTAATCCATCCATCCTCTCGGCTGCCGCCCCCGAAAGCGGCCCGATTACCACCGCGGCTATTGCCGCCGGCACCGCCCTCATCGCCGGTCTCCTGACCATTGCGATGGGGGTTTTCGCTAACTTCCCCATGTCGATGGCTGCCGGCATGGGCCTGAACGCCATGGTTGCGTTCTCGCTGGTCGGCGGGGAAGGCCTGACCTACCAGGAAGCGATGGGCCTGATCTTCTGGGAAGGCCTGATCATCCTGGTGCTGGTCCTGTCGGGCTTCCGCGAGGCGGTCTTCCGCGCGGTTCCCCAGCAGCTGAAGAGCGCGATCTCGGTTGGGATCGGCCTGTTCATCGCCTTTGTCGGCCTGGCCAACGCGGGCATCATCCGCGCCGGGGCCGGCACCCCGGTCCAACTGGGCGCAGACGGACACCTGTCCGGGTGGCCCATGGCCATCTTCATCTTCGGCCTGCTACTGGTGATCGTGCTGTACGTTCGCAAGGTCAAGGGTGCCATTCTGTTCGGCATCATTGGCGCCACCATTTTGGCCTTCATCGTCCAGGCCGTGGCCAAGGTTCCCGGGGCCGGGGACGACAGCCCGACCGGCTGGATGGGGACCGTTCCCGAGTTCCACGGCTCGCCCGTTTCCCTGCCCGAGTTCGGCACCCTGGGCCAGGTCGACTTCTTCGGCGCCTTCGAGAAGCTGGGTGTCCTCTCCGTCATCCTGCTGATCTTCTCCCTGATGCTGGCCGACTTCTTTGACACCATGGGCACAATGGTGGCGGTCGGAGCCGAAGGGGACCTGCTGGATGAGAGCGGCACCCCGCCGCACTCGGCCCGGATCCTGATGATCGACTCGCTCGGCGCGATGGCCGGTGGCCTGGGCGGCGTCTCGTCCAACACCGCCTACGTCGAATCCACCGCCGGGGTGGGTGAGGGGGCCCGCACAGGTCTGGCCTCGGTCGTGACCGGGCTCCTATTCCTGCTGGCCCTGTTCTTCGCTCCGCTAATGACGCTGGTTCCGGCCGAGGCCGCCTCGACCGCCCTCGTCTTCGTCGGCTTCCTGATGATGACCCAGGTGACCGAGATCGACTGGTCCCGCCAGGAAATGGCCCTGCCGGCCTTCCTGACCATCGCGATGATGCCCTTCTCCTACTCCATCTCCGTGGGGATCGGCGTGGGCTTCGTCTCCTACACCGTCATCCAGATCGCTCGGGGCCACGCCCGGAAGATCCACCCGCTCATGTGGGTGGTGGCCGCACTGTTCGTGGTCTACTTCGCGATGACCCCGATCCAGCAACTTTTGCTGGGATAG
- a CDS encoding MFS transporter: protein MSKTFHSLKYPNFRLWIAGNVVASTGTWMQRVAQDWLVLTVLTDGAGSQLGIVTALQFLPLLVLSPWMGALADRVNRRTLLQITQASTGILGLGLGLLVLTNQAELWMVYCFALAGGVASAADSPARQAFVSELVPPTSLANAVGLNSAAFNTARLIGPAVSGLIIEWVGMGPVFLINAGLFLMPVLTLALMNPDLLRRPPLVPRAKGQIREGFAYVRSRPDIVSIMVIMGMVSAFGLNFQMTSAMMATEVFGKSAGEYGMLGSYMAIGSLAGALIAARRARPRLRLIVGAALIFGLFEAALALAPSYFWFAVMSAPTGLASLTLITAANAAVQISTAPEIRGRVMSLYMMIFMGSTPLGAPIVGWIGEQFGARWSLGIGAIACVVVALLVGVWGKVHWDVHLQVDRSPYRLRAIGPVERAGLDPITLKPLSDPPEQQAQRGD, encoded by the coding sequence TTGTCAAAAACGTTCCACTCACTCAAATATCCCAACTTCCGACTGTGGATCGCCGGAAACGTCGTGGCGTCCACCGGGACCTGGATGCAGCGAGTGGCGCAAGACTGGCTGGTGCTGACCGTCCTGACCGACGGCGCCGGTTCCCAACTGGGGATCGTGACGGCTCTGCAATTCCTTCCGCTGCTAGTGCTCTCACCTTGGATGGGAGCACTAGCAGACCGGGTTAACCGACGGACCCTCCTGCAGATCACCCAGGCCTCCACCGGGATTCTGGGTCTGGGGCTCGGCCTGCTGGTGCTGACCAACCAGGCCGAACTGTGGATGGTCTACTGCTTTGCGCTGGCGGGTGGGGTCGCCTCCGCGGCCGACTCTCCCGCCCGGCAAGCTTTCGTGTCCGAACTGGTCCCGCCCACCTCGCTGGCCAACGCGGTCGGTCTGAACTCGGCTGCCTTTAACACCGCCCGCCTGATTGGCCCGGCCGTCTCCGGCCTGATCATCGAGTGGGTGGGAATGGGGCCGGTGTTCCTAATTAACGCGGGCCTGTTCCTGATGCCGGTGCTGACACTGGCGCTGATGAATCCAGACCTGCTCCGCCGGCCCCCGCTGGTGCCGCGCGCGAAGGGGCAGATTCGCGAAGGTTTCGCCTACGTCCGCTCGCGCCCCGACATTGTCTCGATCATGGTGATCATGGGGATGGTCTCGGCGTTTGGGCTGAACTTCCAGATGACTTCGGCCATGATGGCCACCGAGGTGTTCGGCAAGTCCGCCGGCGAGTACGGGATGCTCGGCTCCTACATGGCGATCGGGTCTCTGGCCGGGGCGCTAATTGCTGCTCGCCGGGCCCGGCCGCGCCTGCGCCTGATCGTGGGGGCAGCCCTGATCTTCGGCCTGTTCGAGGCGGCGCTGGCCCTGGCCCCCAGCTACTTCTGGTTTGCGGTCATGTCGGCCCCGACCGGCCTGGCCTCGCTCACGCTGATCACGGCGGCGAACGCGGCCGTCCAAATTTCCACCGCGCCCGAGATTCGCGGGCGGGTGATGTCGCTGTACATGATGATCTTCATGGGGTCCACCCCGCTCGGCGCACCGATCGTCGGCTGGATTGGCGAGCAGTTCGGTGCTCGCTGGTCACTGGGGATCGGGGCGATTGCCTGCGTGGTCGTCGCCCTCCTGGTCGGGGTCTGGGGCAAGGTCCACTGGGACGTTCACCTGCAGGTCGATCGCAGCCCGTATCGTCTGCGGGCCATTGGCCCGGTCGAGCGGGCCGGCCTGGACCCGATCACCCTGAAGCCGCTCTCCGATCCGCCCGAGCAGCAGGCGCAGCGCGGAGACTAG
- a CDS encoding aminotransferase class V-fold PLP-dependent enzyme — protein MGQSNLWGTSHRQAGVIGLVQSIQQQLRELFSVPEGYEIVLGNGGATAFWATACVSLIREWGNFAVFGEFGGKFAADGRSAPWMNATVDEAPAGELAIMNTALPGGLGLGPDAYCYPHNETSTGVVSPLYRAPDPEALTLVDATSIAGAATVDLSLVDAYYFSLQKCFGADAGLWVAILSPRAVARAEELNRLSSRPQFGILNLTSAIRSARKGQTVNTPAIGTLLLVHSQLEWMLAEGGLAEMAARAEAGADAIIRWAESRPWATPFVEVPAWRSPVVSTVDLAEEISAGELAARLRPAGIQDIEGYRGLGRNQLRIASFPSIDQADIDSVLACIDWAVEH, from the coding sequence TTGGGGCAGTCAAACCTGTGGGGAACCAGCCACCGGCAGGCCGGGGTAATCGGTCTGGTCCAGTCGATTCAGCAGCAGTTGCGGGAGCTGTTTTCGGTACCCGAAGGTTACGAAATCGTTTTGGGCAACGGTGGCGCCACCGCCTTTTGGGCCACCGCCTGCGTTTCGCTGATTCGCGAGTGGGGAAACTTTGCCGTCTTTGGCGAGTTCGGCGGCAAATTTGCCGCTGACGGCCGCTCGGCCCCCTGGATGAACGCGACGGTGGACGAGGCGCCCGCCGGCGAGTTGGCCATCATGAACACCGCGCTGCCCGGCGGCCTGGGGCTCGGCCCCGACGCCTACTGCTACCCGCACAACGAGACCTCCACCGGGGTCGTCTCCCCCCTGTACCGGGCCCCGGATCCCGAGGCACTTACCCTGGTGGACGCCACCTCGATCGCGGGGGCAGCCACGGTCGACCTCAGCCTGGTCGACGCCTACTACTTCTCTTTGCAAAAATGTTTCGGGGCGGATGCGGGCCTGTGGGTCGCGATCCTCTCCCCCCGCGCGGTGGCTCGGGCCGAAGAGTTGAACCGGCTCTCGAGCCGGCCCCAGTTTGGCATCTTGAACCTGACCTCGGCGATCAGGTCGGCTCGGAAGGGCCAAACGGTCAACACCCCCGCCATCGGCACCCTCCTGCTGGTCCACAGCCAGCTCGAATGGATGCTGGCCGAGGGGGGTCTGGCGGAAATGGCCGCTCGGGCCGAGGCCGGCGCCGACGCGATCATCCGCTGGGCCGAGTCCCGCCCCTGGGCCACCCCCTTCGTCGAGGTTCCCGCCTGGCGCTCACCGGTGGTCTCCACCGTGGACCTGGCCGAGGAGATTTCGGCCGGCGAGTTGGCGGCTCGCCTGCGCCCGGCCGGGATTCAAGACATCGAGGGCTACCGCGGGCTGGGTCGAAACCAGCTGAGAATCGCCTCGTTCCCCTCCATCGACCAGGCGGACATCGACTCGGTCTTGGCCTGCATCGACTGGGCGGTCGAGCACTAG
- a CDS encoding metal-dependent transcriptional regulator, which produces MASFDLIDTTEMYLKTIYEMEEDGVTPLRARIVERLGHSGPTVSQTIARMERDNLVTVRDDRRLELTDEGRGIAVEVMRKHRLAERLLVDVIGLSWTQAHDEACRWEHVMSAAVEDRLEDLLAGPEFDPYGNPVPGRGVSNATEVNIETALEGKDEVTGTIVRIGEPIQAEPWLLKKFEELSARPGAKVWIRRVPSGYQIGLDRPEGGREPLVLEPVFAAHLFVTLP; this is translated from the coding sequence ATGGCGTCCTTTGATCTGATTGACACCACCGAGATGTACCTCAAAACCATCTACGAGATGGAAGAGGATGGGGTGACGCCGCTGCGGGCCCGAATCGTGGAGCGGCTGGGTCATTCCGGACCGACCGTGTCCCAGACGATCGCCCGGATGGAACGGGACAACCTGGTGACCGTGCGCGACGATCGCCGCCTGGAGCTGACCGATGAGGGCCGGGGGATTGCCGTCGAAGTGATGCGCAAACACCGCCTGGCCGAGCGGCTCCTGGTCGACGTGATCGGCCTGTCCTGGACTCAGGCTCACGACGAAGCCTGCCGGTGGGAGCACGTCATGTCCGCCGCGGTTGAGGATCGCCTGGAAGACCTCCTAGCCGGTCCCGAGTTTGATCCGTACGGCAATCCGGTCCCCGGACGCGGTGTGAGCAACGCCACTGAGGTGAATATTGAAACGGCGTTGGAAGGAAAAGACGAGGTTACCGGGACCATTGTCCGGATTGGGGAACCCATTCAGGCCGAGCCGTGGCTGCTGAAAAAGTTCGAGGAGCTTTCCGCACGACCCGGCGCTAAAGTCTGGATCCGACGGGTGCCCAGCGGGTACCAAATCGGCCTGGACCGGCCCGAAGGTGGGCGTGAACCACTGGTGCTGGAACCGGTCTTTGCCGCCCACCTGTTCGTGACTTTGCCCTAG
- a CDS encoding C40 family peptidase: protein MDLTQTSEFGRITLRRAAGVTATGIMVTAGLAGVANAAPTLESEAKPKLADPSVNLTDQSVGTIVSLDKAWDPGDEVSVAVKAPVEVAEPVEEEVEEVSRSEEREELVEEPVYVPSGSVNASSVVEAAYQLLGIPYAWGGESMAGVDCSGLVKMAFAAVGVNLPHSSDGIAAAGTMIPASEAQPGDVVAYPGHVAIYVGNGMMIEALDYGYVSQLSPVRGGGWFVRI from the coding sequence GTGGACCTAACACAGACCTCTGAATTTGGCCGGATTACTCTGCGTCGAGCCGCTGGCGTCACCGCCACGGGCATCATGGTCACAGCCGGACTGGCCGGGGTAGCAAACGCCGCCCCCACCTTGGAATCCGAGGCGAAGCCGAAGCTTGCTGATCCTTCGGTCAACCTGACCGACCAGTCCGTGGGCACGATCGTGTCCCTGGATAAGGCCTGGGATCCGGGTGACGAAGTTTCCGTCGCGGTCAAGGCCCCGGTTGAGGTGGCAGAGCCCGTCGAAGAAGAGGTCGAGGAAGTCTCCCGCTCTGAGGAACGCGAAGAACTGGTTGAGGAACCCGTCTACGTTCCTTCCGGCTCCGTGAACGCCTCCTCGGTCGTGGAAGCTGCCTACCAGCTGCTGGGGATCCCCTACGCGTGGGGTGGCGAATCGATGGCCGGGGTGGACTGCTCCGGACTGGTGAAAATGGCGTTTGCTGCGGTTGGGGTCAACCTGCCGCACAGCTCTGACGGAATTGCCGCTGCCGGCACCATGATTCCCGCCTCTGAGGCCCAGCCCGGCGACGTCGTCGCCTACCCGGGTCACGTGGCCATCTACGTGGGCAACGGAATGATGATCGAAGCTCTGGATTACGGATACGTTTCGCAGCTCTCTCCCGTTCGCGGGGGCGGCTGGTTCGTGCGCATCTAA